GCGAAAGCCGAAGCCAAGTGCAGCGCTGGTCTCCGGCTCAAAGGAAAGGGAAGCGTCATTGAGACTGAGCTTCTCTAGCCCCTCGCGAAGGTCATTGTAATCATCGCCCACCAGGGGGTAGAGGCCGGCAAAGACCATGGGCTTGATGGGGCGGTATTCGGGAAGCAGCTCCGCGGCACCCCCCTGGGCAAGGGTGATGGTATCGCCCACCGGGCACTCCGCAATGCTTTTGAGCCCGGTGGCCAGGTAACCCACCTCGCCGGTGCTGAGACGCGCCACCGGGGTTAGACCCGGCCTGAACACGCCGATCTCCAGGGCTTCAATGGGTCTCCCCCTGGACATCAGCCTGAGTTGCTCCCCTTTAGAGACTGCCCCATCGACCACCCGCAGATAGGCTATCACCCCCTTGTAGGGGTCGTACTTCGAGTCGAAGATGAGCGCGCGCAGTGGCCCCTCCGTCTCCCCTCCAGGGGGAGGGATCCTCTGTATGATAGCCTCGAGGATGTCTTTTATCCCGACCCCTTCCTTGGCTGAGGCGAAGATGACCTCGCTACCAGGGAAGCTGATGATACTCTCCAGCTCCCCGGCTACCTTCTCCGGCTGTGCATAGGGCAGATCGATCTTGTTGATTACAGGGATGAGCGCCAGTTTATGCTCCCGGGCGATATAGACATTGGCGAGGGTTTGCGCCTGGATACCCTGAGCGGCATCCACCACAAGTATCGCCCCCTCGCAGGCGGCCAGGCTGCGCGAGACCTCATGGGTAAAATCGACGTGCCCTGGGGTATCGATAAGGTTGAGCTGGTACTCCGCGCCATCGGAGGCTATATAGCTCATCCTCACCGCCTGAGCCTTGATGGTGATACCCCGCTCTCGCTCCAGTTCCATCTGGTCGAGGAACTGCTCTCGCATCTCCCGCTTGCTGATGGTGCCGGTTAGCTCGAGCAGGCGGTCGGCCAGCGTGGACTTGCCGTGGTCGATGTGGGCTATGATGCAGAAGTTCCTGATGTGGCTCTGCTCCATGGTAGCATCCTAGCATACAGCAGGGCTAATCTCAAGCTCTTCTGTTTAGCTAACCCTACAGTCGTAATTATGAAATCGGGCCGCTTTGCCAAAACCTCAAATTCTGCCAAACATAAGTCTAGGTGGGATAAACAAAGAAGCCTTCCAGCACAGATGCCGGAAAGCTTCTTTGTACAAAAGCGCAGCGCTTGCTCTATCTGATTACTTCTTGGCTGCCAAAATTCCTACAAGAGAGCCAAGAACTATAAGAAGCGCTCCCGTTGCTGAGAATGCCATCTTGGACGGCGTTAAGAACATGGAAAGTACCGAGCCCTCGGCGGGTCCTACCCAACCCATAATCGAGTTTAACAGAATCCACAGCGCCACCAGAAAGGCGATAACGGCAAGCCCCATCTTAGCGCCCTTACCCTTTGCCGTAAGCCAGGCTACAGCAAACCCTACGCTGAGGAGCGCTGGCCAGAGATGGGCATGGAACGTCGGGTTAATGGAGGTGTAGACTATCATGAGCATGCCGACGAACGCCAGGATGACAAAGACCAACCCCATTATATTTACCACTATCTTTTTTATCGTATCTGGACCGACCATCGATTCTAACATCCTTTTCCCTCCCTTTCAGTTTCTCTCGAGGTAACTGCCGGAGCCAGGTCACTGACCTGAAATATTTTTTCATATAATGTCACCTTTCGTGGGGAAGAGGAGATTCGAACTCCTACGCCCGAAGGCACATGATCCTAAGTCATGCTCGTCTACCAGTTCCGACACTTCCCCGTATCAACTGTCGAAGCTAAATCAGCCCGGCCTATATTAACGCGACCCTATCTCCTCGGCTAACTGAGGGGAGCGGCTGATGTGCGTTTCCTCCGTATCTACCACTATGTTGATAAGGCTCTGCGGGATCCTCGAACCGCACAATGGAATCCTAGCACAGTTCGAGGCCCTTCTCAAGTTTTTATTTCAAAGTGGATCAAGGGCCAATAAGAAGCCTTCCAGCACACGGCTGGAAGGCTCTTTTCGGTCAATATCTTATAAGTATGCTCTACTAGGCTCGGCGGGCGGCCATTATCCCCATGAGGCCGCTGACAAGGAAGAGCAGCGATCCGATTCCACCCATGGCGTAGGCGATTGCGGATGTAATCGTGGACTCGGTTAATCCGCCCAGTCCCGCTGTAATGTTCGCTACGGTTGTGATGTTCGCTAAGTCATTAGCAAACAGGTCCCAAAAGAGCTGATAACCATACGTTACCGCATCGGCCTCGGCAGGATGGTGTATGTATGACGACCACCCATATAGCACTGCCAGCGAGTTATACAGCAAGAACACGAAGGCAGCCAGCGTGATAAGAGCTATACCGTACCTAGCGATCTTGGGGGCATTGCGCCACAGGCACCACACGATGGCGCAGAACAACACCACAAGGGCTGTCGTGCAATAGGCCAGAAAGAAGGGCTTGTAGGTGGTCGCCACAATAATAAGAGCCCCTATCAGGGCAAAGATCCAATAACGTCCCCCCAAGCTACCCAACTGGCTTTTGATATCCTCCATCTTTTCAGCCATGTTTTATCCTCCTCAGTAAACTCCAAGAAAGCCATGCTTTTCTTGGTAGGATCTTAGTCAGGCCATTGGCCTGGGTCAATTATGCCATAGGACCTCCTTTCCTGGGGAAGAGGAGATTCGGACCCCTACTCCCGAAGGCACGTGATCCTACGTCATGCCTATCTACCAGTTCCGACACTTCACCACTACCAAATTGTCAACGCCTGGAAATTCATAATTGGACTATGCTACACCGTTTCTTCGATTCTGTCAAGTAAGGGGCGGCTCTTTGTTATATTTACGTGGAAACAGCTACGAGATGGTACAAGCCCCAGCAGCATTTTTCTCCAGTAGACCTCCACATTCCTTATGCCATATGAGTTGCGCTTCAGCATCTTTATCTTGGTGTTACATCCCTCGGTATACCCATTGGTCGTCCGGTTACCTAAGTGATTTAAAATGGGCTCCCTCCATAGCTTTTGGTAGTGAATCCGCTGATGAGCGAGGCGAACCCGCTATTGGTAGCCACACTCCACTCATAGGTATAAGAACCCATATCAGTCCATACCAGGTGAACGGTCGCCACGTCATAGAAGATTGTGCCTGTATCGGTGGCAAGGTTTACTGGTGAAAGGAGCGTAATAGTTGAAGGGTGGATAGGTGTCAGCGTAGGCGTAGGAGTAGGTTTTAGCGTAGGTGCAGTGGTAGCCGTAGGCTTTGTAGTAGGTGTAGGTGTAAGAGTGATCTCTTTTTCAGGCCATCCTGTGACTGCTAGTGTAACTAGCGCAGTTAAAACTGGAAGGAAAAAGAGGAGGGCGTCTACCCGATCTGAATATGAAGATGCTTGAATAAATAATCCCGGACAATTGATGAAGAAAGCGATAGAAGATGCCAGGAGTTAAGCGGAGTGTTAAGCGAAAAAGAAAAACAAGATGTGAGCCGCCAGGGACTCGAACCCTGAACCTACTGATTAAGAGTCAGTTGCTCTTCCATTGAGCTAGCGGCCCAGTGGCAGAAAACACCATAGCATCTCCATATTGCAAAGTCAAGACTGGGAAGAGAGAACCCCACCGATAGCCCAGTTCTCCCTTGCCACATCCTCGAATATCACGGTAGTTGCCTCCGGGGTGGTGTGCGCGATGGTAACAATCGCCTCGGTTATCACCCTGGCAAGCTCCGCCTTCTGAGATTTGGTCCTGCCTTGCCACATCTCCACCCGAACAATGGGCATTCCTATCACCTCCTCTTGCTAAGATTTTCCTGCCGTAGTATATTAATTTAGGCTACTGTGGAGTTTAATATGGGTCCCAGCCTCTGGCATCGAATCAAGCTCAGGTTTAAGAAAGCACAGGGGAAGAATATCTTCCTCTGCGATAGCTGCAAGTGGGACTGGCGAAGCACCTGCCACCGCCCCGAGCGTCCCAATGCAACCTGGTGCACCGACTACGATAAACGGGGCAAGTAGTTACCAGCCATGGCTGAGCCGCGTCACCAGGAAGGTTGGTAGCTCCTTTTGCACCATCCTCTCTTGAGTATCCGCGATGTCGTAATCGATGCGATAATAATAGATTACCTTGTCCCCTTCGTCATAGATAGCATATGCCGCGCGCGGGTCTCCATCGCGTGGCTGACCGACGCTGCCGGGATTAATGATCAGGCGGTTTTCTCCCAGCCTCAGCGATTCGGGCATGTCCTTGAGCAGGCAGGTTTCGCCGACATGCTCAAAGACTAGGGGGACATGGGAATGTCCGATGAGGCAGTACCTGGTCTTAAAAGAGCGGAAGTTATCCCTGGCGCTTTTCTCCGATAGCACGTATTCCCAGATTGGATCGCGCGGGCTTCCATGGGCAATGGTGAAATCACGATGAGTTAGCGTCAGGGGAAGGCTCTCCAGGTATTTTACATCCTCAGCGCTTAACTGCTCGCCGGTCCAGCGGCATGCCTGGGCGGCATCCGGGTTGAAATCCGAAATATCAACCTTGCCAATGGCAGCCCAGTCATGATTTCCGGCAACACAGAGGTGAGGACGGTTACGGAGCAGCGCAATGCAGGCTGAAGGGTCAGGTCCGTAACCAACGACATCGCCCAGGCACCAAAGCTCCTCCACTCCACCCTTTTCTGTGATGTCCTGGAGCACTGCCTCAAAGGCGGCCAGGTTTCCGTGAATGTCTGCCAGGAGCGCATACCGCATCTCCTCTCAAATATACCAGCTTTTATCGATCTTGGCTAGATAAGTCAGGCCAGAGCGGGTATAATCGTGATATGAAAGTCTCAGAGTTGGGGGAGTTTGGGCTTATTGAGCTCCTGGCCAAAATTGTGGGGCAACCAAAGGGCAAGCAGGTGCTCATCGGTATCGGTGACGATGCTGCCTGCTGGCGCACCGGGGTCTCCACACAGATTGCCACCAGCGACTCCCTGATCCAGGATATCCATTTTACCCTGAGCACCACCACCTGGCGGGAGCTGGGATGGAAGGCGCTTGCGGTGAACCTGAGCGATATCGCCGCTATGGGTGGCCTTCCCCAGTATACCCTGGTGTCGCTGGGGCTGCCCGGAGATATCGAGGTAGCGAGCGTCGCAGAGCTCTACGAAGGGATAGAGGAGCTGGCGCGCCTTTTCGATGTGTCCATCGTGGGTGGGG
This genomic interval from Dehalococcoidia bacterium contains the following:
- the lepA gene encoding translation elongation factor 4, which translates into the protein MEQSHIRNFCIIAHIDHGKSTLADRLLELTGTISKREMREQFLDQMELERERGITIKAQAVRMSYIASDGAEYQLNLIDTPGHVDFTHEVSRSLAACEGAILVVDAAQGIQAQTLANVYIAREHKLALIPVINKIDLPYAQPEKVAGELESIISFPGSEVIFASAKEGVGIKDILEAIIQRIPPPGGETEGPLRALIFDSKYDPYKGVIAYLRVVDGAVSKGEQLRLMSRGRPIEALEIGVFRPGLTPVARLSTGEVGYLATGLKSIAECPVGDTITLAQGGAAELLPEYRPIKPMVFAGLYPLVGDDYNDLREGLEKLSLNDASLSFEPETSAALGFGFRCGFLGLLHMEIVRERLRREYGLDLLATAPSVEYEVTKNDGTEIAVSNPSKMPPVGEIAELREPWISVSIITPVTYIGSVMELLKERRGDYRGMEYFAKEVSESRDAGATLRVLLQYDVPLAEIIVDFYDQLKSRTQGYASMDYTLAAYLPAKLVKLEILLNNQPVDALSLIIPQERAYRQGRALVHKLRKLIPRQSFEVALQAAIGQKVIVRENIKPYRKDVIAKCYGGDITRKRKLLGKQAAGKKRMKMVGRVEVPPEAFVEVLKL
- a CDS encoding transposase, with product MHYQKLWREPILNHLGNRTTNGYTEGCNTKIKMLKRNSYGIRNVEVYWRKMLLGLVPSRSCFHVNITKSRPLLDRIEETV
- a CDS encoding tautomerase family protein — protein: MPIVRVEMWQGRTKSQKAELARVITEAIVTIAHTTPEATTVIFEDVARENWAIGGVLSSQS
- a CDS encoding metallophosphoesterase family protein; this translates as MRYALLADIHGNLAAFEAVLQDITEKGGVEELWCLGDVVGYGPDPSACIALLRNRPHLCVAGNHDWAAIGKVDISDFNPDAAQACRWTGEQLSAEDVKYLESLPLTLTHRDFTIAHGSPRDPIWEYVLSEKSARDNFRSFKTRYCLIGHSHVPLVFEHVGETCLLKDMPESLRLGENRLIINPGSVGQPRDGDPRAAYAIYDEGDKVIYYYRIDYDIADTQERMVQKELPTFLVTRLSHGW